Proteins co-encoded in one Rhopalosiphum maidis isolate BTI-1 chromosome 2, ASM367621v3, whole genome shotgun sequence genomic window:
- the LOC113552044 gene encoding uncharacterized protein LOC113552044, which yields MPSLTHGLLVVLCLGRTMAYIEKILENDSVCSMSFFSNNLNLSGREDQSAMVIKDNQYFQKWSGKHEFNCKFTVTSSLGLGVFAVIQHLSFRRNAQGQCIDYVQFRHADKTISVLDINFKFKPTSESWSEKICGKINAFETNVDNESYQGSDGNDDKEIKNSFTDHRGMIEVKIFLGNRTIESNDELKFEIIFTAFQECKYDNGHWKSCGRKTCIFKDFFNDGKVNCPYKSCKDESGCRPVISVLNSNYMSTSTLATKVVAATVACLVTMILVFIAFLWIFRHCGTAFCCMGNPNSHPHSSEMQPVPRLDTMAIVATAPPDFMAPSGTEVRTADKDLPPSYESLFPSK from the exons atgccgTCGTTGACACACGGGTTGCTGGTCGTGTTGTGCTTAGGCCGAACCATGGCATACATCGAAA AAATCTTGGAAAACGATAGTGTCTGCTCGATGAGTttcttttcaaataatttaaacctgTCTGGTCGTGAAGATCAATCAGCTATGGTGATCAAAGATAACCAATACTTTCAGAAGTGGAGCGGCAAGCACGAATTTAACTGTAAATTTACAGTCACTTCCTCACTTGGATTGGGTGTTTTTGCTGTCATACAGCATTTGTCTTTTAGACGTAATGCTCAAGGACAATGTATTGACTATGTTCAA TTTCGCCATGCTGATAAAACCATAAGTGTTCTagacataaattttaaatttaagccgACGTCAGAATCCTGGAGTGAGAAAAtttgtggaaaaataaatgcatttgaaACTAATGTTGATAATGAATCTTACCAAGGCAGTGATGGTAATGatgataaagaaataaaaaattcattcaCTGATCATAGGGGTATGattgaagttaaaatatttcttggcAATAGAACTATAGAATCCAATGATGAATTAAAGTTTGAGATTATATTTACAGCATTtcaag aATGCAAATATGACAATGGTCATTGGAAAAGTTGTGGCagaaaaacatgtatttttaaagactTCTTTAATGATGGAAAAGTTAACTGTCCATACAAAAGCTGTAAAGATGAGAGTGGTTGCCGCCCAGTAATCTCAGTACTAAATAGTAACTATATGAGCACATCAACTTTAGCGACCAAAGTTGTAGCTGCAACAGTTGCCTGCCTAGTTACCatgattttagtatttattgcgTTCCTATGGATATTCAGACACTGTGGAACTGCATTTTGTTGTATGGGAAACCCTAATAGCCATCCACATTCTTCTGAAATGCAGCCTGTACCACGTTTGGATACAATGGCTATTGTAGCTACAGCTCCACCAGATTTTATGGCGCCAAGCGGTACTGAAGTGAGAACAGCTGACAAAGATCTACCACCTTCATACGAGTCATTGTTTCCAAGTAAATAG
- the LOC113555151 gene encoding probable cytochrome P450 6a13: MISSLIGFLFDTPVISAVAVIAAFIYYYTTNTYDKWLKLNVPHDRPWPLVGNTVKMLTLVEHQLTTIDGIYKRFASEKYCGFYQMKTPFLMIRDPELINNILIKDFSYFPDRGFHKDPALNIMANALFFMEGSKWKVMRQKLSPGFTSGKLKLAHDQIAECSDELMRFIRAKMEENDQIEVKETMGKYSTDVIGTCAFGLKLDTVKNDDSDFRVYARKILKMNFRFLLTETVSPKILKLLGIAELSPEASAFYDSAFNEVIRYREENGIVRHDVAQSLIQARKELVLDSTDENEFTEQDIIANAILMFLAGFEPVSSTLSFCLYQLALNQHIQDKMRDEMNSKLKQHGQLNNEFLVDLHYTDMVLAETERMYVVTNALFREAVKTYNVPNDSLVIEKGTKIMIPVNSIHHDPKYYPDPYTFDPERFSPEEKAKRQSGIYLPFGDGPRFCIGKRFAELEIKMVLSQILTTFQILPCEKTEVPLKLQNGLPMMVAKNGIWLRFQSIS; this comes from the exons ATGATTTCGAGTTTGATCGGTTTTTTGTTCGACACTCCTGTTATTAGTGCAGTAGCCGTCATCGCggcgtttatttattattatacgaccaACACATACGACAAATGGCTAAAGTTGAACGTACCGCACGACCGACCGTGGCCGCTAGTGGGCAACACGGTTAAGATGTTGACTTTGGTCGAACACCAGTTGACCACCATCGACGGAATTTATAAACGATTTGCCAGCGAAAAATATTGTGGTTTCTATCAGATGAAGACACCGTTCCTGATGATTAGAGACCCAGAActgatcaataatatattaatcaaggATTTCTCGTACTTCCCAGACCGAGGTTTCCACAAGGATCCTGCATTGAATATAATGGCTAACGCGTTATTCTTCATGGAGGGGTCTAAGTGGAAGGTGATGAGACAGAAACTGAGCCCGGGGTTCACGTCGGGCAAGCTGAAGCTCGCTCACGACCAAATAGCAGAGTGCAGCGACGAGCTGATGCGATTTATCAGGGCTAAAATGGAAGAAAACGATCAGATCGAAGTCAAGGAGACCATGGGAAAGTACTCAACAGACGTAATCGGAACGTGCGCATTCGGTTTGAAATTGGACACCGTCAAGAACGACGATTCCGATTTCCGGGTGTACGCCcggaaaatattaaagatgaaCTTCCGGTTTTTGTTGACCGAAACGGTGTCAccgaaaatattgaaactgtTAGGAATCGCCGAGCTCTCGCCCGAAGCTTCTGCGTTTTATGATTCTGCATTCAATGAAGTAATCAGGTACAGGGAGGAAAACGGCATAGTTAGACATGACGTGGCACAGAGCTTAATACAAGCGAGAAAAGAGTTGGTGCTTGACTCAACCGACGAAA atgaaTTTACTGAACAGGATATTATCGCAAATGCAATCCTGATGTTTTTGGCCGGTTTTGAACCTGTGTCTTCCACGTTGAGTTTCTGTTTGTATCAATTAGCACTGAACCAACACATCCAAGACAAAATGCGTGACGAAATGAATTCGAAATTGAAACAACACGGACAACTGAACAATGAATTTTTGGTGGATCTTCATTACACCGATATGGTTTTGGCGG AAACAGAACGTATGTATGTAGTGACAAATGCGCTATTTAGAGAAGCTGTGAAGACATATAACGTACCTAATGATTCGTTGGTGATTGAAAAGGGAACAAAGATCATGATTCCTGTTAACAGTATTCATCACGATCCAAAGTATTACCCTGATCCGTACACCTTTGACCCGGAAAGGTTTTCACCGGAAGAAAAGGCAAAACGACAATCCGGTATTTACCTACCGTTTGGCGATGGACCGCGATTTTGCATAG GAAAAAGATTTGCTGAACTGGAAATTAAAATGGTTCTATCACAAATATTGACGACGTTCCAAATTTTGCCATGTGAAAAAACAGAAGTTCCGCTTAAGCTACAAAATGGATTACCTATGATGGTGGCAAAAAATGGCATTTGGTTACGTTTTCAATCCATttcttaa